A DNA window from Brachionichthys hirsutus isolate HB-005 chromosome 10, CSIRO-AGI_Bhir_v1, whole genome shotgun sequence contains the following coding sequences:
- the ncbp3 gene encoding nuclear cap-binding protein subunit 3 isoform X2, whose amino-acid sequence MAAVPSLRVSVKSDSGSDRSESDKDVREAEPMEVEDGELATEDVSVNRSLEELLPDTSRRYENKAGAFITGIDVNSKEAIERKEKRARRFHFCGEESGGQDVLLDKDVMKKAIPTLRMEAIHVAGVDYMSTQDVFGYFKEYPPAHIEWIDDTSCNVVWLDDNTSIRALVNGSRMPDAEPVATELEGSDRPDEQSKGNRRGQRSDDDEDEEGGAVEEAVTTEKNSEEKDSDGEVEQKGKAEGSQMENLSGPERESLLRNDLRPAIKPFKGNKLFLRFATHDDKKELGAARRSRYYMKYGNPNYGGMKGILSNSWKRRYHNRRIQRDVIKTKKPLIGDSLGHTPPYTHRHSADLVNLPEEPIKEEEEEEEEENDDGDEDMDSDDRVVEYKERNERGGSSRSLEAGPPSRTQRAPSPWSESDEMDYDLELKMISTPSPKKSKKMTMYADELDTQLKSIRNRIGVSTSQSRTKSPSPTKVTDVRQLLEEKRQGLSQQRQLPPVATSGKTDVRQRLGKRRFSPDRRRSPSPDSTRDAPPAREPIRDVHRRLGVVSKEGRGVFPSSSKDGKKSDLWSRLGSPKDDGAGRHERESRAGSSGIFSSRQNGGKRAKVVGAEEEDDTTLQKVWGAMIKKKQERLTHKMKTSRLDSLPSLQIEISRESSDSDA is encoded by the exons ATGGCGGCAGTCCCTAGCCTGAGGGTATCTGTGAAGTCAGACAGCGGGTCGGACCGCTCCGAATCAGACAAAGATGTCCGCGAAGCCGAACCGATGGAGGTGGAGGACGGAGAGCTGGCGACGGAGGACGTATCCGTCAATCGTTCACTCGAGGAGCTGCTGCCG GACACGAGCCGGCGATACGAGAACAAGGCTGGAGCCTTTATCACCGGGATTGATGTCAACTCAAAG GAGGCGATCGAGCGAAAAGAGAAGCGAGCGAGACGCTTCCATTTCTGCGGGGAGGAAAGCGGCGGCCAGGATGTTCTTCTGGACAAAGACGTTATGAAGAAAG CGATCCCCACACTGCGCATGGAGGCGATCCACGTGGCTGGCGTGGACTACATGAGCACGCAGGACGTCTTTGGGTATTTTAAGGAATATCCTCCAGCGCACATCGAGTGGATTGATGACACTTCCT GTAACGTGGTTTGGCTCGACGACAACACGTCCATCCGAGCCCTCGTCAACGGCAGCCGGATGCCCGATGCGGAGCCCGTTGCCACGGAGCTGGAGGGATCCGACCGGCCCGACGAACAAAGCAAAG GCAATCgtcgaggtcaaaggtcagatgatgacgaggacgaggaaggaGGGGCGGTGGAAGAGGCAGTGACGACGGAGAAGAATAGCGAGGAGAAGGACAGCGACGGCGAGGTGGAGCAGAAGGGAAAGGCGGAGGGCAGTCAG ATGGAAAACCTGTCGGGACCAGAGAGAGAGTCTCTGCTGAGAAATGACCTGCGTCCAGCCATCAAGCCCTTCAAAGGAAACAAACTCTTCCTGCGCTTCGCCACGCATG ATGATAAGAAGGAGTTGGGCGCCGCTCGCCGCAGCAGATACTACATGAAGTACGGAAACCCAAACTACGGAGGCATGAAGGGAATCCTCAGCAACTCCTG GAAGAGACGTTATCACAACCGGCGGATCCAGAGGGATGTCATCAAGACCAAGAAGCCTCTGATTGGAGACAGCCTGGGACACACCCCTCCgtacacacaccgacactctg CCGACCTTGTCAACCTGCCTGAGGAGCCcatcaaagaggaagaggaagaggaggaggaggagaacgacgATGGCGACGAGGACATGGACTCGGACGACAGGGTGGTGGAGTACAAGGAGCGAAACGAAAGGGGCGGCAGCTCCCGTTCGCTTGAGGCGGGGCCGCCCAGCCGGACGCAGCGCGCCCCGTCTCCCTGGTCGGAGTCGGACGAGATGGACTACGACCTGGAGCTGAAGATGATCTCCACGCCATCGCcgaagaagagcaagaagatGACCATGTACGCCGACGAGCTGGACACGCAGCTGAAGAGCATCCG GAACAGGATCGGTGTCTCGACGTCACAGAGCCGGACCAAATCCCCGTCGCCCACCAAGGTGACGGACGTCcggcagctgctggaggagaaaagacaAGGACTGTCCCAGCAGAGGCAGCTCCCTCCGGTGGCCACCAGTGGAAAGACAG ATGTCCGGCAGCGTTTGGGGAAAAGGCGCTTCTCTCCAGACAGGAGGCGTTCCCCCTCTCCCGACTCGACCAGAGATGCACCGCCAGCcagggagccaatcagagacgtgCATCGCAGATTAGGCGTGGTCAGTAAAGAGGGTAGAGGCGTCTTCCCCAGTTCATCCAAAGACGGGAAAAAGA GCGACCTGTGGAGCAGACTGGGCTCCCCCAAGGACGATGGCGCCGGACGACACGAGCGCGAATCGAGGGCCGGCTCTTCGGGCATCTTCTCTTCACGGCAGAATGGCGGCAAGAGGGCAAAAGTCGttggagcggaggaggaggacgacacGACGCTGCAGAAGGTGTGGGGCGCCATGATCAAAAAGAAACAGGAGCGGCTGACCCACAAGATGAAGACGAGCCGGCTGGACAGCCTGCCGTCGCTGCAGATCGAGATCAGTCGCGAAAGCAGCGACTCGGATGCCTGA
- the ncbp3 gene encoding nuclear cap-binding protein subunit 3 isoform X1 → MAAVPSLRVSVKSDSGSDRSESDKDVREAEPMEVEDGELATEDVSVNRSLEELLPDTSRRYENKAGAFITGIDVNSKEAIERKEKRARRFHFCGEESGGQDVLLDKDVMKKAIPTLRMEAIHVAGVDYMSTQDVFGYFKEYPPAHIEWIDDTSCNVVWLDDNTSIRALVNGSRMPDAEPVATELEGSDRPDEQSKGNRRGQRSDDDEDEEGGAVEEAVTTEKNSEEKDSDGEVEQKGKAEGSQMENLSGPERESLLRNDLRPAIKPFKGNKLFLRFATHDDKKELGAARRSRYYMKYGNPNYGGMKGILSNSWKRRYHNRRIQRDVIKTKKPLIGDSLGHTPPYTHRHSADLVNLPEEPIKEEEEEEEEENDDGDEDMDSDDRVVEYKERNERGGSSRSLEAGPPSRTQRAPSPWSESDEMDYDLELKMISTPSPKKSKKMTMYADELDTQLKSIRNRIGVSTSQSRTKSPSPTKVTDVRQLLEEKRQGLSQQRQLPPVATSGKTDVRQRLGKRRFSPDRRRSPSPDSTRDAPPAREPIRDVHRRLGVVSKEGRGVFPSSSKDGKKSDLWSRLGSPKDDGAGRHERESRAGSSGIFSSRQNGGKRAKVVGAEEEDDTTLQKIVVASCLNYCYTAACRPPAVLLLLYLSDRVQKETQILSCSFLRLSLTFLGK, encoded by the exons ATGGCGGCAGTCCCTAGCCTGAGGGTATCTGTGAAGTCAGACAGCGGGTCGGACCGCTCCGAATCAGACAAAGATGTCCGCGAAGCCGAACCGATGGAGGTGGAGGACGGAGAGCTGGCGACGGAGGACGTATCCGTCAATCGTTCACTCGAGGAGCTGCTGCCG GACACGAGCCGGCGATACGAGAACAAGGCTGGAGCCTTTATCACCGGGATTGATGTCAACTCAAAG GAGGCGATCGAGCGAAAAGAGAAGCGAGCGAGACGCTTCCATTTCTGCGGGGAGGAAAGCGGCGGCCAGGATGTTCTTCTGGACAAAGACGTTATGAAGAAAG CGATCCCCACACTGCGCATGGAGGCGATCCACGTGGCTGGCGTGGACTACATGAGCACGCAGGACGTCTTTGGGTATTTTAAGGAATATCCTCCAGCGCACATCGAGTGGATTGATGACACTTCCT GTAACGTGGTTTGGCTCGACGACAACACGTCCATCCGAGCCCTCGTCAACGGCAGCCGGATGCCCGATGCGGAGCCCGTTGCCACGGAGCTGGAGGGATCCGACCGGCCCGACGAACAAAGCAAAG GCAATCgtcgaggtcaaaggtcagatgatgacgaggacgaggaaggaGGGGCGGTGGAAGAGGCAGTGACGACGGAGAAGAATAGCGAGGAGAAGGACAGCGACGGCGAGGTGGAGCAGAAGGGAAAGGCGGAGGGCAGTCAG ATGGAAAACCTGTCGGGACCAGAGAGAGAGTCTCTGCTGAGAAATGACCTGCGTCCAGCCATCAAGCCCTTCAAAGGAAACAAACTCTTCCTGCGCTTCGCCACGCATG ATGATAAGAAGGAGTTGGGCGCCGCTCGCCGCAGCAGATACTACATGAAGTACGGAAACCCAAACTACGGAGGCATGAAGGGAATCCTCAGCAACTCCTG GAAGAGACGTTATCACAACCGGCGGATCCAGAGGGATGTCATCAAGACCAAGAAGCCTCTGATTGGAGACAGCCTGGGACACACCCCTCCgtacacacaccgacactctg CCGACCTTGTCAACCTGCCTGAGGAGCCcatcaaagaggaagaggaagaggaggaggaggagaacgacgATGGCGACGAGGACATGGACTCGGACGACAGGGTGGTGGAGTACAAGGAGCGAAACGAAAGGGGCGGCAGCTCCCGTTCGCTTGAGGCGGGGCCGCCCAGCCGGACGCAGCGCGCCCCGTCTCCCTGGTCGGAGTCGGACGAGATGGACTACGACCTGGAGCTGAAGATGATCTCCACGCCATCGCcgaagaagagcaagaagatGACCATGTACGCCGACGAGCTGGACACGCAGCTGAAGAGCATCCG GAACAGGATCGGTGTCTCGACGTCACAGAGCCGGACCAAATCCCCGTCGCCCACCAAGGTGACGGACGTCcggcagctgctggaggagaaaagacaAGGACTGTCCCAGCAGAGGCAGCTCCCTCCGGTGGCCACCAGTGGAAAGACAG ATGTCCGGCAGCGTTTGGGGAAAAGGCGCTTCTCTCCAGACAGGAGGCGTTCCCCCTCTCCCGACTCGACCAGAGATGCACCGCCAGCcagggagccaatcagagacgtgCATCGCAGATTAGGCGTGGTCAGTAAAGAGGGTAGAGGCGTCTTCCCCAGTTCATCCAAAGACGGGAAAAAGA GCGACCTGTGGAGCAGACTGGGCTCCCCCAAGGACGATGGCGCCGGACGACACGAGCGCGAATCGAGGGCCGGCTCTTCGGGCATCTTCTCTTCACGGCAGAATGGCGGCAAGAGGGCAAAAGTCGttggagcggaggaggaggacgacacGACGCTGCAGAAG ATTGTTGTTGCATCATGTCTGAATTATTGCTACACTGCCGCCTGCAGACCTCCGGCGGTACTGCTTCTGTTGTACCTGTCGGACCGCGTGCAGAAGGAGACCCAAATCCTCTCGTGTTCGTTTTTACGCCTGAGCCTGACATTCCTCGGGAAATAG